Part of the Ignatzschineria larvae DSM 13226 genome, AATAATCAAATACAGCTCGGAAGGCGCCTGCATGAGTACCATCTTGTAATGTTTCTGTGTTTTTTCCTTCGTGTTTGAAGGTAATAGTGGCTTCTGGCGTATTAAGTTGCTCGGCAGTACCACTAATAATTGTTTGATGATTTTTGGTTTCAATGAGGGCAAATTTAAGAGAGGAACTTCCGCAATTAATGACTAATGCATACATAGCTGTTTAACTCCTTATAGGTTTGTCTTAATGGACAATTACTTTACAATTTAAGTTAGAGTTATGAATTGAAAAATGATTTAATTTCAGTGAAAAGCGATATTACACTATTGACTGATACCATTATCGTTGTAGAGATTTTTCTCTTTATAACCTAACCGTATATGATCTTTAATACATATTCAATTAATACAAATGTTTTATATAAAAAGCTTTATTGATTACCTATTGCGATATTAAATCGGATTGATTTTATCAGTATTAATTCATTTTCGATATCAAAAAATGGCGCGAAAAATCATGTCACAAAAATTAAAATACGGATTTAATATGCCATCTCTATTTATAACACTATTTTGCGAATAAATGGATGAAATTGGATGAGAGTTTGACTTATATTGAATTTTCTTTAATTAAAATTTTATTTAGTGAGAATGAACGCTGAAATTTTTCCCTTGAGATTAATATTGTTTTTAGAATTGGGCAAAGGACTTATAAATAGAGATCATTAATGAAGCTTTAGACCTATTTTTTATGGCGTTTGCAAGGTGATGGTGAGGACTCAAAATCGGTAATTGGTAAATAGAAAAGGGAAGCCTGTAAGCCTCCCCTTAAATATCTCATTATGATAATGATGATTAATATTGTTTTTAACGGTTTTTCTCAAGTAGAAGCTTGAGGTAACGACCGGTATAGCTCGCTTTGCATTCGGCCACTTTCTCCGGCGTATCGGCAATAAGAATCTCTCCGCCTTTTGCGCCACCTTCAGGTCCAATATCAATAATCCAATCGGCCGTTTTAATGACATCGAGATTGTGTTCGATAATGATAATAGTATTGCCTTTATCGCGAAGCGTATGAATAACCTTAAGAAGTTGAGCAATATCGTGGAAGTGAAGCCCCGTTGTGGGTTCATCGAGAATATAGACTGTTTTGCCGGTATCGCGTTTAGAGAGTTCTCTTGAGAGTTTAACCCGCTGCGCTTCCCCGCCAGAGAGCGTAGTGGCATTTTGCCCAAGGGTGATATAACTCAAGCCTACTTCCATTAAGGTCTCTAAGCGGCGATGAACAACGGGAATTGCATCAAAGAAATGATACGCTTCTTCTACCGTCATATTGAGAACATCATTGATCGATTTCCCTTTGTAGAGGATATCGAGGGTTTCCCGATTATAGCGTTTTCCTTTACACTCATCACACACCACATAGACATCGGGTAAGAAGTGCATCTCCACCTTGATCACGCCGTCGCCTTGACAATTTTCACAACGACCGCCTTTCACATTAAAGCTAAAACGCCCCGGTTGATAACCACGTGCTCGTGCTTCCGGCGTGTTGGCAAAAATTTCCCGAATTGGCGTGAATAAACCTGTATAAGTGGCGGGATTTGAGCGAGGAGTTCGGCCAATCGGACTCTGATCAATATTGACAATTTTATCAATGAGATCAAGCCCTTCAATTTTCTTATAAGGTGCCACTTCTACGCTATTATTTTGATTCAAAATCCGTGCCATTGCGCTATAGAGCGTATCATTGACGAGCGTTGATTTCCCTGAACCCGATACTCCTGTTACGCAGGTTAGAAGTCCTAATGGGAATGATGCGGTAATATTTTTGAGATTATTGCCGGTTGCACCTACTAATTTGATCTGTTTTTTCGGATCATTTTTGGTTCGTTTTTCAGGAACATCAATCGTTTTGCGCCCCGAGAGATAATCGGCTGTGAGGGAATCCTTATTTTTCAGAATCTCTTTCGGTGTACCTGCAGCAACGACTTGTCCACCGTGAACTCCTGCACCGGGACCAATATCTACAATATAATCTGCTGAGAGAATCGCATCCTCATCGTGTTCAACGACAATAACGGTATTCCCCAAATCACGAAGATGAAACAACGTTTGCAATAAGCGATCATTATCCCGTTGATGGAGCCCAATTGAGGGTTCATCGAGAACATAGAGCACACCCATTAAGCCGGCCCCAATTTGGGAGGCCAAGCGAATTCGTTGCGCTTCACCGCCGGAGAGCGTTTCGGCAGAACGAGAGAGATTGAGATAATCTAAGCCCACATTCACCAGGAAGCCTAAGCGCTCTTGAATCTCTTTGAAAATCTTATCAGCAATCTCTTTTTTAGCACCTTTAAGAGAGACATTTTTTGACCAATCGAGCGCCTCTTCGATAGGAAGAGCAGTAATTTGATGAATCGCTTTATCTTCAATTAAGACATTTTTCGCAGCAGGCCCTAAGCGGCTACCTTCACAATCAGGGCAGACACGCATTGCTAAAAAGCGCGTTAAGCTCTCTCGGACAATTTGCGAATCTGTTTCGTGATAACGACGCTCAAGGTTATTTAAAATTCCTTCAAAGGGATGAATACGGATCGATTTTTGTCCGCGATTACTGATGTAATGAAATTCGATCTCTTCCTCCCCTGAACCATAAAGGAGAATTTGCTGAATTTTTTTGGGGAGCTTTTCAAACGGAGTATCCGGATCAAATTTATAATGACGCCCCAATGACTCGATCATCGAGAAGTAGTAACTTGAATTTTTATCCCAACCTCGAATAGCGCCATTTGAGAGGGGAAGAGAGGGCTCTGCTACCACACGATCAGGATCAAAATATTGATTTACGCCTAGACCATCGCACGTTGGGCAAGCGCCTTCAGGATTATTGAAAGAGAAGAGACGAGGTTCTAACTCGGCAATGGCGAAGCCACATTCCGGACAAGCATAATTGGCCGAGAAGTGAAGCAGTGCTTCCTCGCTCTTCATATCGATAATCATCGCCAGTCCCCCAGAGAGATCGAGCGCCGTTTCAAGAGATTCAGAGAGACGAACCCGAATATCATCCCGTACTTTAAAACGGTCTACCACAACATCAATATCGTGATGTTGTTTCGGATTAATGTCTGGCAATGCATCAATTTCATAAGTGGTACCATCGACACGCACGCGTAAGAAGCCTTTTGCTTTCAGTTCTTCAAAGAGTTTGAGATGCTCCCCTTTACGGTTGCGAACGATCGGCGAGACAAGCATTAGACGAAGCTCATCGGATAAGCCCATTGTCATATCCACCATTTGTGGAATGGTCTGCGCATTTAAAGGGAGATGATGTGTAGGGCAATGTGGTGTTCCGATTCGAGCAAAAAGTAGGCGCAGATAATCGTAAATCTCCGTCACCGTTCCAACCGTTGAGCGAGGATTGTGAGAAGTCGATTTCTGTTCGATCGAAATCGCCGGCGATAACCCTGAGATATGATCGACATCGGGTTTTCCCATAACTGACAAGAATTGTCGAGCATAGGAGGAGAGCGATTCCACATAGCGCCTTTGTCCCTCGGCATAGAGCGTATCGAATGCGAGAGAGGATTTCCCCGAGCCTGATAAACCGGTAATAACCACCAGTTTATTACGAGGGAGCGTTAAGTCGATTGCTTTAAGATTGTGCGTGCGCGCACCTTGAATTGTAATATCTTCCATAATGCCTTCAACAAAAGAAGAGGAACGGCTGTTCCTCTAGTAAGAGATTATTTTCCTATAGCACAATATGGAGATAATTGGTAAAAAATCAAGGTATTCCTTTAAGATATCGTGGTTTTCTACAGTACGCAACGATGATCAAATCCCCCTAAAGATATGCGCTAATGGCGCGCTCCTCGCTATTTAGTTGCGGCTACTTCGGTGCGGATACTTCCTCTTTTGTTGTGAAAGCCTTTTCTGTTTGAGCTGGTAGGGCATTCATCGCTCGAAGCATATTGAGCGCTTCATAGAGATAGTAGTCACCTTGTTGAATGAGTGGCGAGAAATCAACAGAGGGA contains:
- the uvrA gene encoding excinuclease ABC subunit UvrA; this encodes MEDITIQGARTHNLKAIDLTLPRNKLVVITGLSGSGKSSLAFDTLYAEGQRRYVESLSSYARQFLSVMGKPDVDHISGLSPAISIEQKSTSHNPRSTVGTVTEIYDYLRLLFARIGTPHCPTHHLPLNAQTIPQMVDMTMGLSDELRLMLVSPIVRNRKGEHLKLFEELKAKGFLRVRVDGTTYEIDALPDINPKQHHDIDVVVDRFKVRDDIRVRLSESLETALDLSGGLAMIIDMKSEEALLHFSANYACPECGFAIAELEPRLFSFNNPEGACPTCDGLGVNQYFDPDRVVAEPSLPLSNGAIRGWDKNSSYYFSMIESLGRHYKFDPDTPFEKLPKKIQQILLYGSGEEEIEFHYISNRGQKSIRIHPFEGILNNLERRYHETDSQIVRESLTRFLAMRVCPDCEGSRLGPAAKNVLIEDKAIHQITALPIEEALDWSKNVSLKGAKKEIADKIFKEIQERLGFLVNVGLDYLNLSRSAETLSGGEAQRIRLASQIGAGLMGVLYVLDEPSIGLHQRDNDRLLQTLFHLRDLGNTVIVVEHDEDAILSADYIVDIGPGAGVHGGQVVAAGTPKEILKNKDSLTADYLSGRKTIDVPEKRTKNDPKKQIKLVGATGNNLKNITASFPLGLLTCVTGVSGSGKSTLVNDTLYSAMARILNQNNSVEVAPYKKIEGLDLIDKIVNIDQSPIGRTPRSNPATYTGLFTPIREIFANTPEARARGYQPGRFSFNVKGGRCENCQGDGVIKVEMHFLPDVYVVCDECKGKRYNRETLDILYKGKSINDVLNMTVEEAYHFFDAIPVVHRRLETLMEVGLSYITLGQNATTLSGGEAQRVKLSRELSKRDTGKTVYILDEPTTGLHFHDIAQLLKVIHTLRDKGNTIIIIEHNLDVIKTADWIIDIGPEGGAKGGEILIADTPEKVAECKASYTGRYLKLLLEKNR